The sequence below is a genomic window from Longimicrobium sp..
GCGTGCTTCAGCATGGCGCTGGCCGTGGGGCTGGAGCAGAACGGGACCCCCGCCACGCGCGTGCACACCGACGCGGCGTGCACCATCGCCAAGGAAGGGGAGGGTTTCCGCATCACCACCATGGTGCTCCGCTGCCGCGCGCAGGTGCCCAACGTCGATGCGGACACCTTTGCCGGCATCGCCACGGCCACCAAGGCGGGGTGCCCGGTGAGCAAGGCGCTCGCCGGCGTCGACATCCAGCTCGACGCGGCGCTCGAATAGCGGGCTCATTTCAGGGCAGCAATGGCGGGCCGGCTTCCACACGGGGAGCCGGCCCGCCACGGTTTCGGGGGAGCACGCGTGTGTTTCCCTACAGCCGTGTGGGGGATTGCCCTACGGCAAGAATCCTGCGTCACTTCGCCACGACCGCCGAGTCCCACCGGCCGCCAGCGGAGCGGCCATCGGCCCTGCACCTCAGCCGCCGGAGGCCA
It includes:
- a CDS encoding OsmC family peroxiredoxin, producing MPTRKASATWEGGLQSGKGSFEGESGAIKGNYSFGSRFGDAGGTNPEELLAAAEAACFSMALAVGLEQNGTPATRVHTDAACTIAKEGEGFRITTMVLRCRAQVPNVDADTFAGIATATKAGCPVSKALAGVDIQLDAALE